In the Cylindrospermopsis raciborskii Cr2010 genome, CTTAAATAATTAGAAGTAATTAAGAGAGTCATCAAGGAGCGAGTCTCTTGGATGGTTATTAACCTTAGTTTATCCAGATGTCATGAGAAATTGGTGGAAGCAATGGCTGACGACAAACTTAGAATGGTCACAGTCCTTGCTGATTGGGACTCTGGATATTCTCTTGGTGGTCGGTTTGACATATATGATTCTGGTAATTATTAGTGAACGTCGAACACTATGGATGGTAAGGGGGTTTATTTTTCTAATGTTGGCTTCAGCAATAAGTGGAGCTTTAAACCTCATTTTACTCAATTTTGTTTTAGAGAAGCTAGTTATTGGTTGTGCAGTGGCCATGGCCGTATCATTACAGTTGGAATTTCGCCGGTTTCTAGAACAACTAGGAAGAGGGGAGTTTCGCCAGTTATTTCAACCTCACCGATTAACAGTAACTAAATCTGACAGCGTAATTGATGAAATTGTTGATTCTATCAAAGAACTTTCTAAAAATCGTATTGGTGCTTTATTAATTTTGGAGACTACTGAACCTATCGATGAGCGGGACTTCTCAGTACCAGGAGTAAAGTTAAATGCACAAGTGTCTAAGGAACTTCTACAGACGATTTTTCAGCCCAAAACCCTATTACACGATGGAGCAACTTTAATTCGGGGTTCACGGATTGTTTCATCAGGTATAATTTTACCACTCTCAGGACGTACGGCCTCCCGTCAGTTGGGAACAAGACACCGAGCAGCTATGGGAATCACTGAGCGAGTGGAAAATTGTATTTGTGTTGTGGTATCAGAAGAAACTGGTTCTATTTCCCTAGCGGAACGGGGAACTTTATATAGACCACTGACAATTAGGAAGCTAAAGGAGTCTCTGGAGGCTCGTTTTTCGACCACTGTGGATCGGGAAGTCGTTGCACCTGGTGTTTTCGGTTTAGTTAGTCAAATTGCTAGTCAAATTTTTAGATTTGTTTTCCGTTTATTTAGATTACCATTATCTTTTGCCAAAAAAATCAGACTGAAAAATGACAATACAACAAACTGAACTTCTATATTTACCTCCCGATTTAAAACCAGAATTATTGCCTAAACATGTGGCCGTAATTATGGATGGCAATGGTCGATGGGCTAAAGGCCAGGGCCTTCCTCGAATTATGGGTCACAAGCAGGGTGTGGACGCTCTTAAAAACTTGCTACGCTGTTGCAAGGATTGGGGTATTCAAGCTCTAACTGCTTATGCTTTTTCCACGGAAAACTGGAATAGACCACATGAAGAGGTGGAATTTTTAATGACTCTTTTCCAAGGGGTGCTACGTCAGGAACTACGGGAAATGGTTGAAGAAAATGTGGAAATTCAGTTTGTTGGCAATTTACAAGCCTTACCTGTAGCACTACAGCGGGAAATCTCCCACTCTATGGCACAAACTCGTGGTAATCAAAGTATTAAGTTTACTGTGGCTACCAATTATGGTGGTAGACAAGAAATTGTACAAGCTTGTCAAGCTATTGCTCAAAAAGTTAAAGAGGGCCTATTAAACCCAGAGGAAATTTCTGAGGAGTTATTTGCTGGTCACTTGTACACAGCAGGAATTGCAGACCCAGATTTACTCATCCGCACCAGTGGAGAAATGCGTTTATCTAATTTCTTGCTTTGGCAAATGGCTTATGCAGAAATTTATATCACTGATACTTTATGGCCAGATTTTGACAGGAACCAATTCCATCAAGCTCTACGTGCTTATCAACAAAGAGAACGACGGTTCGGTGGAGTATAAAATCAAGGACCAGAAAAAACCGCTTGCTCTATATCTTTCCGACTTAGGGAATACCTAAAGGAACGTTGGATATCTTGACCATTTTCCCCCGCTTGGATATATCTTACTGTCAGCTGCTCAATATCTAGCCATAATTCTGCCTGCCATGTTTGCTTTTTTAACCGCCAACAATGTAGTTCTGTTTCGTCTTGTTGGCAACCCTGATGCTTTAACCACTCTTCAATTTGTGGTAAGGGA is a window encoding:
- the cdaA gene encoding diadenylate cyclase CdaA, translated to MRNWWKQWLTTNLEWSQSLLIGTLDILLVVGLTYMILVIISERRTLWMVRGFIFLMLASAISGALNLILLNFVLEKLVIGCAVAMAVSLQLEFRRFLEQLGRGEFRQLFQPHRLTVTKSDSVIDEIVDSIKELSKNRIGALLILETTEPIDERDFSVPGVKLNAQVSKELLQTIFQPKTLLHDGATLIRGSRIVSSGIILPLSGRTASRQLGTRHRAAMGITERVENCICVVVSEETGSISLAERGTLYRPLTIRKLKESLEARFSTTVDREVVAPGVFGLVSQIASQIFRFVFRLFRLPLSFAKKIRLKNDNTTN
- a CDS encoding isoprenyl transferase, whose amino-acid sequence is MTIQQTELLYLPPDLKPELLPKHVAVIMDGNGRWAKGQGLPRIMGHKQGVDALKNLLRCCKDWGIQALTAYAFSTENWNRPHEEVEFLMTLFQGVLRQELREMVEENVEIQFVGNLQALPVALQREISHSMAQTRGNQSIKFTVATNYGGRQEIVQACQAIAQKVKEGLLNPEEISEELFAGHLYTAGIADPDLLIRTSGEMRLSNFLLWQMAYAEIYITDTLWPDFDRNQFHQALRAYQQRERRFGGV
- a CDS encoding DUF3143 domain-containing protein codes for the protein MLSPETPLYNHPLPQIEEWLKHQGCQQDETELHCWRLKKQTWQAELWLDIEQLTVRYIQAGENGQDIQRSFRYSLSRKDIEQAVFSGP